TCCTATGAAATCATTGAGTGGATCAAGGTAAGAGCTGGTGATTTGGGGATCGATCCTAAGAAATTTGCTCTCGGAGGGCAGAGTTCAGGAGCAAATATCGCTGCCTCTCTCTGCTTGTTATTAAAACAGAAAAGCAGCACTCTTCCCTTGCTTCAAGTCCTCTCCTGTCCGATGCTTGACCTTGTCACCCCTCATGCCCAGAAACCAGAACATGATTATTTTCGAGCGAAATATCCTCAGATGGCAGGCTTCTTAAATGCCTGTTATGTACCTGATGAAAAAAAGGCAGCAAATCCACTCGCTTCCCCTGTTTTTGCTGATGTCCAAGATACAGCGCCAGCACTGATTATCTCCGCAGGCCACGATGCTTTTGAACCTGAGGCTGAGCTTTATGCCCGGAAGTTAAGAGCGGCAGGCATTCATGTAAGATATGAATCATTTAAGGAATGCACGCACGCCTTTACCCATTTAGGACCAAGAGATAAAGCCATAGAAGCGTGGGACATAATAGCTGAAGAAATAAAAGACTCGCTTTAACATAAAACGAGCTCACTTCTTCTTCATGATCCATTTAATAAAGCCATAATCATGATCGATAAGCCTGCACTGATTAAAATCGACATTGCCCAATCTTTTTTTCTGTTCAAATTAAATAGAAGATTGAGTACGGAA
This Halobacillus salinarum DNA region includes the following protein-coding sequences:
- a CDS encoding alpha/beta hydrolase, which gives rise to MKNTTLFKTMTARLLRLLPNKAEKKAMVPHQSISKKKDFLIETSIRDTYISCYYPKNPVRETLPVYINFHGGAFIMHSKDMDDPYCRYLANETGWVVINVDYAKAPEYPFPEPLEQSYEIIEWIKVRAGDLGIDPKKFALGGQSSGANIAASLCLLLKQKSSTLPLLQVLSCPMLDLVTPHAQKPEHDYFRAKYPQMAGFLNACYVPDEKKAANPLASPVFADVQDTAPALIISAGHDAFEPEAELYARKLRAAGIHVRYESFKECTHAFTHLGPRDKAIEAWDIIAEEIKDSL